A single genomic interval of Macadamia integrifolia cultivar HAES 741 chromosome 6, SCU_Mint_v3, whole genome shotgun sequence harbors:
- the LOC122081158 gene encoding WAT1-related protein At5g47470-like: MFGVAGGEFLKEFAVIGGLISVQAIYGFCAVFTSHLLSIGVGPLFLIIYGSFTTSIILLPFSISFERKSWPNKITLKLILKLLLISFGGVVFQALMLMGVKKTSPAVASAMPNLAPGFIFLIAWSLGLEKVKPQCIYSKAKIVGTLGCIIGAIAISFFHAPRTTEAPVILATIDTIKIIGSLYLIGGVFVLSCTIVLQAHVMIDFPAPMSLCAVTALTGAIISGILQLIQEHKLDFSWPLVDTRVLIGAALLGGIVGGASTSFSTWVMKKRGPVFVSMFSPIGTVFSVIISCLTIGDSITIGSLLGMLLMFTGLYLCLWAKKNEGQVYMDTDTETTKSYDPEQPLLS; encoded by the exons atgTTTGGGGTTGCAGGAGGTGAATTCCTGAAGGAATTCGCGGTAATAGGAGGTTTGATAAGCGTTCAAGCCATATACGGATTCTGTGCGGTGTTCACAAGCCATCTGTTGTCCATTGGCGTTGGTCCTCTATTTCTTATCATCTATGGAAGCTTTACAACCTCCATCatcctccttcctttctctaTTTCCTTTGAAAG GAAAAGCTGGCCCAACAAAATCACTCTAAAGTTGATACttaaattgttgttgatttccTTTGGAGG GGTAGTGTTCCAAGCTCTGATGCTCATGGGGGTTAAGAAGACATCTCCTGCAGTGGCTTCTGCCATGCCCAACCTTGCTCCAGGGTTCATCTTCCTCATTGCCTGGTCACTCGg GTTAGAGAAAGTAAAGCCCCAATGCATCTATAGTAAAGCCAAGATTGTAGGGACTCTTGGTTGTATCATTGGAGCCATAGCCATTAGCTTCTTTCATGCTCCTCGGACTACAGAAGCACCTGTGATACTTGCAACTATAGACACAATCAAGATCATTGGCAGCTTATATCTCATTGGTGGAGTTTTTGTTTTATCCTGTACTATTGTTTTGCAG GCTCATGTTATGATCGATTTCCCTGCACCCATGTCCTTATGTGCTGTAACAGCCCTGACTGGTGCTATTATTAGTGGGATATTGCAGTTGATTCAAGAACATAAGTTGGATTTTAGTTGGCCACTCGTGGATACTCGAGTCCTTATTGGGGCTGCCCTACTG GGAGGGATTGTAGGTGGAGCCTCCACAAGCTTTAGTACGTGGGTAATGAAAAAGAGGGGACCTGTCTTTGTCTCCATGTTTAGCCCCATCGGAACTGTGTTCTCTGTTATAATCTCTTGCCTCACAATAGGAGATTCCATTACCATAGGAAG CCTATTAGGAATGCTACTCATGTTCACTGGTCTCTATTTGTGCTTATGGGCTAAGAAGAATGAAGGTCAAGTCTACATGGACACAGATACTGAGACAACAAAATCTTATGATCCAGAGCAGCCTCTTTTAAGTTAA